The window CCGTTTTTGAATCCTGTGTCGTGGATTCAGAGCTGAGCTCCATCCTGATACTCTCAGAGCCCTTTGCTCTGGGGAGGACCCTAAACACCatcagctgctggggacacacacGTCTGTAATCCTTGGGTGATGTCAGGGTGTACCTTaactcctgagctgctgctttcagggccccatccttctcctccacGAGGCTGGACAGCTCGGATAGCTTCACCCTGAGCTGGTTCACTTCCCACTCCCGGTGTTTCAGCTGCCtctggctgtgctccagctccaCCTTCTGCTCTTCACTCAGCTCCCCTAAGCACAGAACAGCCCCGTGGGATGCTGGCTGGCTCATCACCCAGTCCTGGGGGatctgcagctggggcagcctcatGGAAGCACCAGTGGGGCTCATCCCTGCCCTTGACAGTGCCCTCAGGTCCTGGGCCATGCCAGCAGGACATCCCAGTCTCTTTGTGGAGGTACAAGCCAGGGCCATTCCTTGCTGTGGCAATTTCCCTTCAGATTGAAGGAGGACAGGTCACCACCAGCATTTCCTGACTTGCATTTTTGACTCCACACATTCCTCACGGGCTCTGTCCCCACGTTCACAGCCCATGGAGGAATCCCAGGCAAGGTTCTCCCAGTCCTCCCAGGCTTGGAACATCTCCAGCTCCACGAAGTTCACCAGAGTGATTGTGAGTTTTGTCTACCTGCTCTCCCCGTGGTTACTCTGCTCTCTCATTGTCACTGCTACTACTCAGCCAAGGATGGGGAGAAATTCACCTTCCCAAAGAGAACAGCCTGCTTTGCCCCCAGCAGGACAGGTGACAAATGGGTGTCACCATTGTCATTTCCTGAGGATGGTGACACCCCTTTCCTGTGATCGGTGTGCGCCTCACCGCGTGGAGGAGGCTGGGGACGACGGCAGCCACATAACACCCACCTCTCATGTCTGACATCCTGGCTCTGGTTTCTGACAGCTCCCTGCTGAGCCTGCTGATGACTGCCCTCTTCTCCAGGAGcgtgccctgtgctgctgccagctcctcctgcagttTCCTGGGAAGATCAGTGCAGATCTCACCCCCAGCGGGGAACCTCGTGGCAGGACACCCGTGCACACCTTCCTGGTTAATCCACACATTCCCTTTCTTCACCTGCCTTTTGGTCCCCTGGGCTTACCCTGTGCTGTGGGATTGGCCACACCATTGATCTTACCTGGAGCCATCCAGGTGGGATGGCAGAGCCTCACGTGCTATTTGGCATCACTTTGATGCTCCATGTCCTTAGGATCACTTCAGCCTAGCAAAGGGACTTGAGTCCCACCCTAAAAGGACTCATAAGATCTTGGGGCAAGTGGTGTTGGACTTCCTTAGGCTGTCCCAGGTGGTCCCTGCCCTTCTCCAAGGTTCTCTGACCACCATCAGTGAGTGCTGCTCACCTCAGACAAACGTGAGACTCCATGGCAGGACAAATCCCCGGCCAAGCTCCCGGTGCTGACCTGTGGGCATCACACTGAAGCCCTACAGGACACGAGGAAAAAGGCCAATCACTTCTTGGTAACACATTCTTGTTGCTTTCTCTACACAAATCATTTCCTCCTGAGGGCTGAGGACTCTTTGGGAAGCCCTGAGAGCCCAGTTCCACGGCCAGCTGGACAGTTCTTGACATCCAGACTTGCTTCTGTCTCAGAGCAGCCCAAAGCACACCAATCTTGTCATTTCAGAGTACAAAGAGCCCTTCTCCAGTGGCAAAGCCCTGTCTGCTCtccaaaaccaccaaacaatGACACAGCTTCTGCAGGGCCTCACAGAGAGCttgtcctgcagctggaataaGCTTCACCCAACATCTTCCTGACGTTTCCTACAGCACCAAATTCACTGTTCCACCTCCACACGCATTTCACGTCAACCCAGCTGCCTCCTGGTACAGGTGCATCCCAAACAACCCTTACCTACCTTCTATTTTTCCCACaagtgctgctttttcctcctccagcaccttcTGCTGCTGAGTGGCCTCCAGCAGCCTGTCCTCTAAAGCCAGGATGGTCAGGGAGTGCTGCTTGCTTTGCTCCCTGTATCCTGCTACATCTTCTAGCAGTTTCTGTCTCTGTGactcattttcctcctgcacagccctgagctgctggtcctgctgaagcagctgctgctgtagcaCCACCTGGGAAACGAGAGGTGGCAGCTGGGTTGGAAGTGCTGGGGGTTTCTTCTGGGATCACCATCATCTCTCCTGGATGGCGATCACAAAGGTGGAGGGAAGGGTTTCAGGGGTGGGGGAAGccttctcctccagcactgATCCTCCACCTGCGTGGGTCAGTGCAAATACCTCTTGTGCAGTGATTTTCTTCAGCTCATGCAAAGCTTCTCTCAGCTTTCCCTCCGTCAGTTCTTGCTCCTCTGCCTTCTTTGCTGTTGCCTACCAGAGGAAATTAGCAGTAATTAGGTTAGGCATGAACacacctttctttctctgtgtgttttggggagAGGGGGACCCCTTTGTTCACTGATTTGAGCCCCTGGAGCACCACACTGCagcacattttcccttttcttcattccaggagtgagctgtgctgcttcacCCCACCATGCTCACCTCAGCCATGCTTCTTAGGTGGCTTTCCAACTCCTGGATCttcttctgttcttcctccACAGATTTCTTGCACTTGTCCTTCTCCTCAGTGACAGCACTTTCCAGAATCTGTGAATCAACAGCCCACAGATCCACAGattcagggaaataaaaaagacctccaaggaaaaaagcagcaggaagggtCATTtctctggagcagggctgggtgatgGGAGAAAAGCTTGGCAGGACACGAGATAACTCAGTGAAGGAGAGGATGGGAGCAcctggggaaaggaagagctgAGGGATTGGGTAGGAGCTGCTTGGCTGCTCCTTGCCTGAATCCTTAGAGAactgaacagcaggaaaacaccaTTCCCAAGGTGCCAGACACACAGGCAGACTGGAAACTGTCCTACAAGGCCACCATGATCACGACACACCCACCCTGACTGAGCCTGCATCCCacaccagagctgctggggggaTGGCCTGGGCTCCCCTGGCTATCCCTGCTCCACAGggatttccttttccagccaaAAAGGAGCCAACTGGAGCCCAGCAcgggcagggagggggagaaggtTTGAGAGGAAGCAATGCAGTGTTTCCCTCAGCTCATGGATGATGCTCCTTGTGCTGTCCTTTCTCCCAGTGACTGGGATGTTAACTCCTGATGTTACCTGCAGGTGTTTCCCTGTCCCACCACGGATGCTTTTGGGATTTTACATCACCTGGATCCATATGGGAGGATATCCAGTCCCTTGGGACTGCACTCAGCTCGGGGCTACAGGTTCCTCCTCTCGTTATCCAACGCTATTATCCATTTTTCCTGCATAACATTCCTCCTCTGAAACACCAACCACACCACTGTACCTGTTTGAGCTCCTTGTCCTTTTCCAGGATGATTTGCTGGATTTTTATCTCTAAGTCTTGCTCATGTTTagcttccagctcctctgtgtgctcctgcagcagctctgcctgcagctcctggagcttcTCTAATTGCTCCTACAGGGAGACACGGGGGTATTAAAGGAactctgtcagcagcagggcAAGAAATAAACCTCCTGTGTACATTCACtcacaaaaaaattcacaagAGATCTCCTCTCCACCCTTGCTGTGTTGgggatatggatatggatatgaCAGTGGCTCTGTCTCCCTTCCTTTGCATTTCCTGCACTCAGGGATCTCAGCCACATCCCCAATCCAGGTGCCACACTGGCTTGTTTGCCATCATATTTACCCACAGGAAGAGTCCAAATCCACCTGCTTTATGtgcataaatatttctgcaccTGCAACATCTGATTGCTCTGTGCCATCTCCTGCGTCTTCTCCGACAAGCTCTCGAGAGCAGCCAACAGCCCTGCAAAAGCCAACGGAGCCTCACACACCATATCATGGATATCTGGAAAAAtctcttcatggaaagggtgctCAGGCATTGGGATAggccaccatccctggaagtgttcaaaaagtGTGAACACTTGGGAACAGTGTTGGCTTAATGGTTGAACTCGGTGATTTTGGAggtattttccttaaaatttccatgattctgtgattttctccCCCAGGAGTGGCTCATGCTGGACTTTCTCCTCTACATCTGGCTTGCTGGGACACCCCACATtcccagggatgcccagcaggacacagaccTTTGCCAGAGGTGTGCAGGTCCATCCCCAGGCtgtccaggagctgctctgcaccctCCAGCCAGGCCAGGGGACCACGTGCCATGTCCACCACTGCTGTCCTGATGGCTGAGACAGAGGGATCCAGGCACAACACCTccagcttccccagctcccctctcaggctggagctgctgcaggggctccTCAGGCAGGCCTGGAACAAATGGGACCAGTGGGGAACAAGCCAATCTCCACTGTCAGTGGCCTTCAGGGACTggcaaatgaaaacaacatttctgaACATCtcaggccaggttggatggggcttggagcaacctggtccagtggaaggtgtcatGGAGTGGAACAGGATGGAGAATTCCCAGGAGATTCCTTCCTCACATGAACACTTAGGGATGATGCTTTGTTTCAGGGTTGTATCTTTATTCTGACCTTTCCTCAGGCCCACAAAACACCCTGGGCCACTTGGTCCTCAGTGTTTAAAGGGCTGACCTGGAGCTTCTGCAGGGAGTTCTTGAACACCTCGATGTTTGCAgacacctcctcctcctttgcGAGCTTGGAGCTTAATTCCTTCTGCAGACTCTTCTCTCTCTCGTGACTCTGTTGGTTCTCATCAGAGATCTGCCTGACCCTCTCTATCACCTGGCAAAAGTGGGTGAAGAAGGAGGATAAGGCCCACACTGTTTTGAGGGGCCAGGGATGGTCTCAGAGAGCCACAGCTGAGCCTTGCTGCAGACTGGCAGCCACGTCAGACCCCTGGGCTTGTCCCTGCTGCAGACCACTGACTCCCTCCAAGCTTAAAGGACCGTGTCCCCTTCACGTCATGGAGCAGTGCCACCAccctgggacagccacagcacaAATCTGGGGAAGGCTGGATGCTGCAGCCCTACTGCCCGTGGAGCAGGCACCTCTGCAGCCGCTGCCTGGAGCTTTGGTGGCTCTGAACATCCCTGTGAGCTGCTCTCCAAACTCACCTGCTGCTCCGTTACAgatttccctgtgctgccagctgctgatGGAGAACAGATTTGCATCACTTGGGTCTTGAAGGACTCCAGCTGCAGATCAACACATGGGAACAAACACCACTGAGCATTGACAGCCACTCTGCTGATCACTGATAATCAAAATCTGGCATCATGTTATCAGCAAAGGGCTgcccctgcccagagcagaatTACCCAGGCACTGAGGAGGGCTGGTGTGGCTCCCAGACAGCATAACTAAGGTTACAGATTCCTTTTCTGTGTGCTAATAAATGCTCTGTTGTCCATGCTGCCCACACAAATCCTGTGGATAAGCCTTTTATTCTTCACCCAAGACCATGTCAGGGTTTGGGGCTCAGGACTTGTTTCCACAGCACATCCTTCCCCATGGGAAgctgcatccctgtgctgcccacagccccagtgGGGATGTTCCTGCCATTCCCTAcctgctccccagctctctgcagctcagacCTCAGCAGGCGCTCCCTGTGCCCCATCTCCcgcagctgctctgcctgctgggacCAGGCTGCCTTCagttcctcctctgcctgcaacGAGAGCTCTGGCACCTCACAGCAACGTCCAGCACCATGCCATGGGCATTCCAACCACTCTTCCCATCAGACAAGTCCAAATGTGCCTTTGGAACACCAGGAGACAGACAGCAATCCTGTTGTAGGGAGTGGGGTTGCAGCATCCACCCTTCACAGCACTTTTTGTCTGGGTTTGGTCCCTGGGTGTTGTCCATCCTCACCCAACACCCACACAGGGCACTCTGccatctgtttttcctcttccatcaGGGTCCATGATCGAGCTCAGGACAGTTGGATGCCCCTGCCCATCCAGcctgtgctcccagggatggCTGGTCCCTGTCCCACCCCTCTGGGACGATGGGATCTGccctctgtgtgtcccctgcAGCCAACAGCCTACCTTGGCTTTCTCAGCCAGTTGCTTTTGGACACTCTCGTGCTTTTGGATCTCCCCTTTCAGCCCCTCCaggtcctgctccagctcctcaatgCGCTGCAAGAGCCCGGGGAGGGCGGGGGTCTCACCAGGGCAGCTGGGCATCACCCCTCTGGATGACCTCCACAGATCAGCAGGATTTGTTTCCCATCTAACTCACTTTGTTCACCCTGGAATTCTCTCCTAACCTGTATTTACCGTGGTTATCTCAGCTTACAAGTGGAACTCAATCTGATTTCTGATCACATCTCCCCAAGCCCCctttcccctgccctcccttcacACCAGAACTCACTGATCCAACAGAGTTACTGATTATCAGAGTTACTGATCCACTGCCCCAGCTCTGATGGCCACTTTGTGCCTTTCAGGACAGGAGCTGAGCTCCAAACCACTCCCAGTTAATGATTCCCTCACTgatgtgctcctgcagccactgcctACCCCAAAAATGACTTTTGACTCACATTTCTGCAGGAGATTAGTTCCTCCTCTCCGAGTTCACTCTTTACTTCTTCTTTAATCCTCAAGCACTAGAAAGAATGGCAACCAAGGTAAAAAACACCAGGGCAGTGAAACCTGATGTGAAtgggacactggcacaggctgcccagggcaggggctgagtGCCATCCCTGTAGGGATTTAAAAGACACTTGGggacgtggtttagtggtggccttggtgGGGCTGGACCCACGGCACAGTGACAGGGTTTCAGTGGCTCCTCAGGAGGACCTTGGCAGGATTATTTTGTGTGTacaaacagctgctgtgctcccagaaGTCCGGGGCACACGGTAGCTGATGCAGAGCGAGGAGGGAGatccagctggggaaggagacCCTGATCTGTGGGCATCATGGCACACCCAGACATGGCCACGGGACCACCACGGTCATGGGGTCACCTCCCTGTGATACAGCTGCTGCCATCCTCACCAGAGAGAAGCATGACCCTTCTCACCCCTTTCCCACCTTAATCCCCATGTCATAAATCACCGAGCCCCTCATTAGTGCTGCCAACCTTGGCTGAAACCACAGCCAGCTGATTGTCCTTCTCTTGGTTTTCCTTAATCAGTTTTTTGGTCTCTTGCTGGAGTTGCTGgattttctgctccttttgcACCAGCTCCCTTTGCATGTTGCTCATCAGACCTGGGGAAAACAACTCAGATCAGAGGTCACCCAGGAGTGAcatttagatgggatattgggatggaattcttccctgtgagggtggggagggctggcacagggtgcccagagcagctggggctgcccctggatctctggaagtgcccaaggccaggctggacagggtttggagccacctgggacagtggaaagtgtccctaccatggcagggggtggaatgaggtggtttttagggtcccttcccacccaaaccattctgtgatttgattCCTACAAGCCTCTAGGAATAATTTGTTGCCTGTACAATTTGACCAATGATTCCTCCTCATCCAAAGCCAGTCCCAAATTGCTTCATGCCCTGACCCAGAGCTCCAGGGTCAATACCTGCAGTCAAAGCCTGCTCCCTCTTCAACTTCTCACTTTCTCTCCGCAGCCTCCCGATCTCCAGGTCTCTCTCATGAAGGGAATGGCTGAAAACCTGGTTTGAGCCTTTCTGCAGGTCACTGAtctgcaaaacacagatttaCCTGTGCTCCTCACCAGAACATTCGCTGACTGCTACAGCCCCTTTGGGGAGGGACATCTGGCACTTCTGGTTTGGTGGGACTGTTCTTTAGCATCTTCAAATTCCCCCTAGGAATTCCACATAGgacatttttaaatgtgctcTGGCTGTTCCTGCTGAAATCCTAATGCCAGAGGCATtagagaaagaaggaaggaagggatgggaaaggatgggaaggaaaaaccCTCTCTCCCTCATTTCCCTTGATTTCAGACACACAaactgctcctgccccagcctggctgttaCACCACAAGCACACCTGTACCTGAGAGGTTTTCCCTGCCCATGAAAGCCCCCAGTACCTGTTCCCTCAGGGCTTTGATCTCCTCTGTTTGGGCTCCCAGCTCTCGGTTGAAGGTGAGCAGCTTCTGGGTCAGCTCAGCCTCGCTCCTCACTGCTGCCTGGGCCAGTTTCCTTGCCGTGGCTGCGATCTCCTCCTGCAGGTCTCTTACCACCACATCCCTCCCCTTTGTATCCAAACCAAAAAGGTCACCCgtctccttctccagcagcttctcacccTGCTGGCAGATTCAGGTGCCACTGCTCagtctgcagccacagaaactCCACACCACCTGCCCAGGGGTTCCAGCTCACGGCCATCAGCAGGGAACCCGCTGTCCTGGCTTCCCACACCCTGCAGccacccctgtccccatccACCCGCTTTGGTGGCGGCCCCCACGCCCTGCTGGCACTCCTGGTGGGACACAGACATTTGGGAGGattcagctgctctgccaagGGCCAGGACAGGGGTGGCATTCCTcactcccaccccagcagcattaccttctcctgcaggaggagatcCACCTGGTgagtgcccagggaagggggtCCCCCCCTTGCACCATCACCTGGGAAGCTGGCTGagactggaagaaagcaaattatCAGCAGGAGAGGCGGGTGCAGGCAGCAGAAgtgctccctgcagcatcctTTTCCCTTGGCTAAAACTGCTCCAAGGCAGTGGGCACTACTCAGGGTGTGAGTTTGCTTCACAAccagcagagaaattaaaagaaatgacATTTAGAGTGCAAACAGTCTGCACAGAAGAGAGAGTTAATTCACCTCAGGGAACCAAAACAGCCtaaaagcagcagagacacagcagtgAGAGGCTGCCCTtattttccagcactgcccagcccctcaGAAAGCTGTGCTTTTTTGTCTTCCCACATGGGAATAGCTCTGCTCGCTGCCTTTAGGGCATGGGGATCCTTTGGGCTGCTCCCAAAAAGAGGAGTTGGTTGCTTATGACAGCCCAAAAatcccacagcaggaaaaccacaGCACTGTGCAGCAGGCCACAACATTCATGGCAAATGTCACATTCTCCAGCTGGCCCAAACCCtcacctctgccctgctccatcACAGTTTGCTCCCAGAGGTGCATCAGATCTATTTTCAGGTGCCTTCACTCAAGGCAGCCACTtcaaaggagggaaaaacacCACACAGGGCtcaggagcaggcacaggggcCACTGGGGCAGATAAAGTCACTCCTGGCCCTTCTGGGTCCCACAccaggagaaaggaagaggaaatgtCCCTCTGCAAAGCCAACAGCATTCCCCTTGGGATGTCCCAGCTCGtttcctcccaacccaaacccaccCAGGACCACATATGGACTTTGATCAGCTCCAGGGGACAACGACTCGCTCAACACTTGTCACTTTTCTGCTCCAATCAACTCCCCTCAGCACCGAGTGaggacagcaggacacaaaTGGCTGGGTTTGGCATCGTGGAGTACCTGGCCTGGCCGCAGAGGTCCTGCTGAAGGTGTCCAGAGAGGTGGCACCGGCCATGCTCCTGCCCCGGGCACTCCCAGGTCGCCTTGGCAGAGGCAGATGGGGCTCGTGGCCGGGGGCTCTGGGGgtccccctgcccagggagctggggggaagCTGCCACTGCAGCGAGGGCAGGCCCAGAGGAGATGAAGGAGTCCAGGCTTTGGGCTCTGCACCCACCTGGAGCTGTCTGCTCCACCCTATGCGACGCTTCAAGGGGGGACAGGACATCTACGGTGAGAAAACACCATGTTATCTGCAGGATTGTAGGAAGGATTTTAGCCCTGGCACGGATCTCAGCAGNNNNNNNNNNNNNNNNNNNNNNNNNNNNNNNNNNNNNNNNNNNNNNNNNNNNNNNNNNNNNNNNNNNNNNNNNNNNNNNNNNNNNNNNNNNNNNNNNNNNNNNNNNNNNNNNNNNNNNNNNNNNNNNNNNNNNNNNNNNNNNNNNNNNNNNNNNNNNNNNNNNNNNNNNNNNNNNNNNNNNNNNNNNNNNNNNNNNNNNNNNNNNNNNNNNNNNNNNNNNNNNNNNNNNNNNNNNNNNNNNNNNNNNNNNNNNNNNNNNNNNNNNNNNNNNNNNNNNNNNNNNNNNNNNNNNNNNNNNNNNNNNNNNNNNNNNNNNNNNNNNNNNNNNNNNNNNNNNNNNNNNNNNNNNNNNNNNNNNNNNNNNNNNNNNNNNNNNNNNNNNNNNNNNNNNNNNNNNNNNNNNNNNNNNNNNNNNNNNNNNNNNNNNNNNNNNNNNNNNNNNNNNNNNNNNNNNNNNNNNNNNNNNNNNNNNNNNNNNNNNNNNNNNNNNNNNNNNNNNNNNNNNNNNNNNNNNNNNNNNNNNNNNNNNNNNNNNNNNNNNNNNNNNNNNNNNNNNNNNNNNNNNNNNNNNNNNNNNNNNNNNNNNNNNNNNNNNNNNNNNNNNNNNNNNNNNNNNNNNNNNNNNNNNNNNNNNNNNNNNNNNNNNNNNNNNNNNNNNNNNNNNNNNNNNNNNNNNNNNNNNNNNNNNNNNNNNNNNNNNNNNNNNNNNNNNNNNNNNNNNNNNNNNNNNNNNNNNNNNNNNNNNNNNNNNNNNNNNNNNNNNNNNNNNNNNNNNNNNNNNNNNNNNNNNNNNNNNNNNNNNNNNNNNNNNNNNNNNNNNNNNNNNNNNNNNNNNNNNNNNNNNNNNNNNNNNNNNNNNNNNNNNNNNNNNNNNNNNNNNNNNNNNNNNNNNNNNNNNNNNNNNNNNNNNNNNNNNNNNNNNNNNNNNNNNNNNNNNNNNNNNNNNNNNNNNNNNNNNNNNNNNNNNNNNNNNNNNNNNNNNNNNNNNNNNNNNNNNNNNNNNNNNNNNNNNNNNNNNNNNNNNNNNNNNNNNNNNNNNNNNNNNNNNNNNNNNNNNNNNNNNNNNNNNNNNNNNNNNNNNNNNNNNNNNNNNNNNNNNNNNNNNNNNNNNNNNNNNNNNNNNNNNNNNNNNNNNNNNNNNNNNNNNNNNNNNNNNNNNNNNNNNNNNNNNNNNNNNNNNNNNNNNNNNNNNNNNNNNNNNNNNNNNNNNNNNNNNNNNNNNNNNNNNNNNNNNNNNNNNNNNNNNNNNNNNNNNNNNNNNNNNNNNNNNNNNNNNNNNNNNNNNNNNNNNNNNNNNNNNNNNNNNNNNNNNNNNNNNNNNNNNNNNNNNNNNNNNNNNNNNNNNNNNNNNNNNNNNNNNNNNNNNNNNNNNNNNNNNNNNNNNNNNNNNNNNNNNNNNNNNNNNNNNNNNNNNNNNNNNNNNNNNNNNNNNNNNNNNNNNNNNNNNNNNNNNNNNNNNNNNNNNNNNNNNNNNNNNNNNNNNNNNNNNNNNNNNNNNNNNNNNNNNNNNNNNNNNNNNNNNNNNNNNNNNNNNNNNNNNNNNNNNNNNNNNNNNNNNNNNNNNNNNNNNNNNNNNNNNNNNNNNNNNNNNNNNNNNNNNNNNNNNNNNNNNNNNNNNNNNNNNNNNNNNNNNNNNNNNNNNNNNNNNNNNNNNNNNNNNNNNNNNNNNNNNNNNNNNNNNNNNNNNNNNNNNNNNNNNNNNNNNNNNNNNNNNNNNNNNNNNNNNNNNNNNNNNNNNNNNNNNNNNNNNNNNNNNNNNNNNNNNNNNNNNNNNNNNNNNNNNNNNNNNNNNNNNNNNNNNNNNNNNNNNNNNNNNNNNNNNNNNNNNNNNNNNNNNNNNNNNNNNNNNNNNNNNNNNNNNNNNNNNNNNNNNNNNNNNNNNNNNNNNNNNNNNNNNNNNNNNNNNNNNNNNNNNNNNNNNNNNNNNNNNNNNNNNNNNNATCCTTCCACGGGCCAGAACATCCAATCCTTCCTTGGGCATCCTTCCATGGGCCAGAGCATCcaacccttccctgggcaccttccctgggcatccccAGCCCTACCTGGGCAGCCCCATCCAGCACCAGCTGGAAGGACGCTCCCGCCGTGCCGAAGCTCAGGATATCCCCCGGGCTCACCCTGACGGCCGCGTTTTGGACCTGGCAGCTGTTGACAAAGGTGCCTTGCGGGGAGTTGAAGTCCTGAAGGATGAAGCTGTTGTCTGAGGTGGAGAATTCCAGGGCTGCGTGAAGATCTGCTACGCCTGCGgcctgggagcaggcaggggacGCTGCTGGAGGTGGCTCCAGGTTGGTCCTTGCTTTGCCAAACCCCTTTTCTGGTGCTCAATCCCAGCACAAAGCAGGACCTCTGGCAcatcctcctcccttccctccatcctccACCTGTTTTAGGATGCTCAGCTGCCTTGTTCCTACCTGCAGGACGATGTCGGCCCCTCTGTGGCTCCCGATGGTCGTGGTGTCAGATTTCAGCTGGAAACACCGCTCCGAATTCTTTAGGAAAGCTCGCATTTCCCAAACCCCTCCACCTGCAAGGCTTGTGCCAAATAATTCCTCAATTTCCCACCCCCCACCACACAACCTGAGCCACGAGTGGCTTtacaaaacactaaaaattcTACAAAATGGCCCCAAAAGCGGCCGTGTCCCAGCTGGAAGTGTGGCTGCAGTAGCCTTGGAAACCTCAGCCACgccagagcctgctgctgcctgcctgggtgAGTTTTTCCTCTTCGAtttgtttaggttttgttttttttttttcctcctttttccaaGCAACTGTCCTGGCAGCACAACACAGCTCCGCCACAGCGATCCCGTCAGCTGGGGACACACGTGGGAATGCGTATCCCAAACCTCACGGGGGCTGTGTCACCCGCCAGCGCTGCCAAAGAACCTTTTTTCCCCTcgttttgctttttatttcatatcaTGTTCACGCACAGAAACAGGTCTTGAAGCCCCAGGCAAAGGGATAAACATTGCTATCAGATGGATGCTGTCACCCCTCAGCATTTCTCCAATCAAATGTTAATTAGAGGGTAGGATAAGTAGGGAGAAGATGTAAGTTGACAGTGAATGCATTGTTATGTCTAAAATTAGAGATTATCTGCATTGTTAAAGcatttgaatttgcttttctgctgctaactaaagaaataattatttcttgtATTCTGGGGGTCTTTCTCCCAGGCATGTGATGCACAGGAAAAGGAGgcagaagaagcaaaagaaCCTGCTAACAGATGTGGGCAAACTCCTTGCTCTTCAGAAGGaggaagtgaaaaataaatgaaaaaagctgAAGGTGCAATTAGCTGTTTATCTAGCACCTTGTGTGAAAAACTACAGATATGGAAAAGATATCTTTATTTAAGCTCTGTTCCTTACAAAATTGGCTGCACTTAGAAACAAGATGAGGTGAATTTCATCTGCATAACAATTTTTGGTCAATGGA is drawn from Parus major isolate Abel chromosome 21, Parus_major1.1, whole genome shotgun sequence and contains these coding sequences:
- the FHAD1 gene encoding forkhead-associated domain-containing protein 1; this translates as MRAFLKNSERCFQLKSDTTTIGSHRGADIVLQAAGVADLHAALEFSTSDNSFILQDFNSPQGTFVNSCQVQNAAVRVSPGDILSFGTAGASFQLVLDGAAQCQQGEKLLEKETGDLFGLDTKGRDVVVRDLQEEIAATARKLAQAAVRSEAELTQKLLTFNRELGAQTEEIKALREQISDLQKGSNQVFSHSLHERDLEIGRLRRESEKLKREQALTAGLMSNMQRELVQKEQKIQQLQQETKKLIKENQEKDNQLAVVSAKCLRIKEEVKSELGEEELISCRNRIEELEQDLEGLKGEIQKHESVQKQLAEKAKAEEELKAAWSQQAEQLREMGHRERLLRSELQRAGEQLESFKTQVMQICSPSAAGSTGKSVTEQQVIERVRQISDENQQSHEREKSLQKELSSKLAKEEEVSANIEVFKNSLQKLQACLRSPCSSSSLRGELGKLEVLCLDPSVSAIRTAVVDMARGPLAWLEGAEQLLDSLGMDLHTSGKGLLAALESLSEKTQEMAQSNQMLQEQLEKLQELQAELLQEHTEELEAKHEQDLEIKIQQIILEKDKELKQILESAVTEEKDKCKKSVEEEQKKIQELESHLRSMAEATAKKAEEQELTEGKLREALHELKKITAQEVVLQQQLLQQDQQLRAVQEENESQRQKLLEDVAGYREQSKQHSLTILALEDRLLEATQQQKVLEEEKAALVGKIEGLQCDAHRSAPGAWPGICPAMESHVCLRKLQEELAAAQGTLLEKRAVISRLSRELSETRARMSDMRGELSEEQKVELEHSQRQLKHREWEVNQLRVKLSELSSLVEEKDGALKAAAQELSRAQTRCRVLRDASQQTLESPEDAPRTPLQEPPSDLAEFGAKCRGLRHEETIQRQKEGLAELRERVKMLEKRQCSGAVKSNFEPLVVQMRDLTEKRIQQRGLELEPAPVLGEKLKAGKVPEHVPHGGSFRITSWEVAEATDLGEKMYLDVIGALGSLVEMKELSGMQPLQHLPQERRAEVGLQRQKALELLYKKIRNLQVRLERKEEMLKGYEGSVEQLRQSQASLRRCQEEMSRLEDEAHREAEEKALLREALERMQLQLDREKRLRQAAKRHKPGATKPLCSGKAKERVADAVKSGSSREQHHRDLH